Proteins from a genomic interval of Papaver somniferum cultivar HN1 chromosome 4, ASM357369v1, whole genome shotgun sequence:
- the LOC113273556 gene encoding pyruvate decarboxylase 1-like encodes MDFKVGSLNTDKPANGDVGCLATNHVSSIKSTTPITPISSAAATLGRYLARRLVQIGVSDVFAVPGDFNLTLLDDLIAEPGLELIGCCNELNAGYAADGYARSRGVGACAVTFTVGGLSILNAIAGAYSENLPIICIVGGPNSNDYGTNRILHHTIGLPDFSQELRCFQTVTCHQAIVNSMEDAHEKIDTAILTALKESKPVYISISCNLSAIPHPTFSHEPVPFCLEPKLSNSMGLEAAVDAAAEFLNKAAKPVMVAGPKLKVAKACNAFLELADACGYAVAAMPSAKGLMKESHPQFIGTYWGAVSTAFCAEIVESADAYIFAGPIFNDYSSVGYSLLLKKEKAIIVQPDRVFIANGPAFGCVLMKEFLPALAKKLKRNTSAYENHRRIYVPQGLPLQGYPKEPLRINRLFKHIQEMLSGDSAIIAETGDSWFNCQKLKLPEGCGYEFQMQYGSIGWSVGATLGYAQAAKNKRVIACIGDGSFQVTAQDISTMLRCEQNTIIFLINNGGYTIEVEIHDGPYNVIKNWNYTGLVDAIHNGDGKCWTTKVQCEEELVEAIEISTEVKKDCLCFIEIIVHKDDTSKELLEWGSRVCSANSRPPNPQ; translated from the exons ATGGATTTCAAAGTTGGTTCTCTTAATACAGACAAACCAGCAAACGGAGACGTGGGTTGTTTAGCTACAAATCATGTATCAAGCATCAAGAGTACAACACCAATAACACCAATAAGTTCAGCTGCAGCAACTTTAGGAAGATATTTAGCAAGACGTTTAGTACAAATTGGTGTGAGTGATGTATTTGCAGTACCTGGTGATTTTAATCTAACGTTACTTGATGATCTTATTGCTGAACCTGGAttggaattaattggttgttgtaATGAACTTAATGCTGGTTATGCTGCGGATGGTTATGCGAGGTCTCGTGGTGTTGGTGCTTGTGCTGTTACTTTTACTGTTGGTGGTTTAAGTATTTTAAATGCTATTGCTGGTGCTTACAGTGAGAATTTGCCGATCATTTGTATTGTTGGTGGTCCGAATTCTAATGATTATGGGACTAATCGCATCTTGCATCATACTATTGGGTTGCCGGATTTTAGTCAAGAGCTTCGTTGTTTCCAGACTGTCACTTGTCATCAG GCGATTGTTAATTCCATGGAAGATGCACATGAAAAAATCGACACTGCAATTCTGACAGCTTTGAAAGAAAGCAAACCTGTTTATATCAGTATCAGTTGTAATTTGTCTGCCATACCACATCCTACGTTCAGTCATGAGCCAGTTCCATTCTGCTTAGAACCCAA GTTGAGTAATAGTATGGGTTTGGAAGCAGCAGTGGACGCTGCAGCAGAGTTCTTGAATAAGGCTGCAAAGCCAGTGATGGTGGCAGGGCCAAAACTAAAGGTTGCCAAAGCTTGCAATGCGTTTCTAGAATTGGCAGATGCTTGTGGTTATGCAGTTGCGGCAATGCCATCAGCAAAAGGACTAATGAAAGAGAGTCATCCACAATTCATTGGGACTTACTGGGGTGCAGTAAGCACTGCTTTCTGTGCTGAAATTGTCGAATCAGCTGATGCTTACATATTTGCAGGACCAATCTTTAATGACTATAGCTCCGTGGGGTACTCACTACTTCTCAAGAAGGAGAAGGCGATTATCGTGCAGCCTGACCGGGTATTCATTGCTAATGGACCTGCATTTGGATGTGTTTTAATGAAGGAATTCTTACCAGCATTGGCAAAGAAACTTAAGAGAAATACATCTGCTTATGAGAATCACCGCAGGATCTATGTCCCACAAGGGCTTCCTCTTCAGGGTTACCCAAAAGAGCCATTGAGGATTAATAGATTGTTCAAACACATTCAGGAGATGCTATCAGGGGACAGTGCTATTATTGCTGAAACTGGTGATTCCTGGTTTAATTGCCAGAAACTGAAATTACCCGAAGGGTGCGG GTATGAATTCCAAATGCAGTACGGATCTATCGGTTGGTCAGTTGGTGCAACACTTGGATATGCACAGGCTGCAAAGAATAAGCGAGTGATTGCTTGTATTGGTGATGGAAGTTTCCAGGTAACTGCACAAGATATATCAACAATGTTGAGATGTGAGCAGAACACCATCATCTTCCTGATAAATAATGGTGGGTACACCATCGAAGTTGAGATCCATGACGGACCTTACAATGTGATCAAGAACTGGAACTACACTGGTTTGGTTGATGCTATTCATAATGGTGATGGAAAATGCTGGACTACCAAG GTTCAATGTGAGGAAGAGCTGGTGGAAGCGATAGAGATTTCCACTGAAGTTAAGAAGGATTGCTTGTGTTTCATTGAGATTATAGTTCACAAGGATGATACAAGCAAAGAGTTGCTGGAATGGGGTTCAAGGGTTTGTTCTGCAAACAGTCGTCCACCAAATCCCCAGTAA